Proteins from one Chitinophaga oryzae genomic window:
- a CDS encoding SDR family NAD(P)-dependent oxidoreductase, with protein sequence MKRLENKVALITGGAGSIGRTTAKLFIEEGAKVILVDLDESSLKKTAAELGPQAAYVAADVTVAADVERYAQEAGKKFGKIDIFFNNAGIEGAVKPITEFPEDVFDKVMAVNVKGVFLGCKYVLPQMNDGASMIITSSVAGLHGSANFIAYTTSKHATLGIMKTAALEAAPRKIRVNSIHPSPVDNRMMRSIEEGYEPGKGEAVQKQLAAGIPLGRYAQPLEIAKLVLFLGSDDSQFISGAQYVIDGGSSAK encoded by the coding sequence ATGAAAAGACTGGAGAACAAAGTCGCCCTGATCACGGGCGGAGCAGGAAGCATCGGCCGGACGACCGCAAAATTATTCATCGAAGAAGGTGCTAAAGTAATCCTCGTAGACCTCGACGAATCCTCCCTGAAGAAGACCGCCGCTGAATTAGGCCCGCAGGCAGCTTATGTGGCTGCTGATGTAACGGTGGCCGCTGATGTGGAACGATATGCGCAGGAAGCAGGTAAAAAGTTCGGAAAGATTGACATTTTCTTCAACAACGCCGGTATCGAAGGTGCGGTAAAACCCATTACCGAATTCCCGGAAGACGTATTCGACAAAGTGATGGCCGTGAACGTAAAAGGCGTGTTCCTGGGCTGCAAATACGTGCTGCCGCAGATGAACGACGGCGCCAGCATGATCATCACTTCTTCTGTAGCGGGCCTGCACGGGTCGGCTAACTTCATTGCCTATACGACAAGTAAACATGCTACACTGGGTATCATGAAAACAGCCGCGCTGGAAGCAGCTCCCCGTAAGATACGGGTCAACAGCATACATCCGTCGCCGGTAGACAACCGCATGATGCGTTCTATTGAAGAAGGTTACGAACCGGGTAAAGGAGAAGCGGTACAGAAACAGTTAGCTGCAGGCATTCCCCTGGGACGCTATGCCCAACCGCTGGAAATAGCCAAACTTGTCCTGTTCCTCGGGTCGGATGACAGCCAGTTTATATCCGGCGCCCAATATGTGAT
- a CDS encoding DUF4920 domain-containing protein encodes MMYKVMLCALFMTAGLAAVAQPPKGKATLNATYGAGATAAGAVDAAKLPVLLKNDSVEVPVKIKAQVLDVCPKKGCWMKLKVNDSTTAFVKMKNYAFFVPLDIKGKTIVLDGVAYQHTTSVDELQHYAKDAGKPQEAIDAITQPKREIRYTASGIRVVE; translated from the coding sequence ATGATGTACAAAGTAATGTTGTGCGCCCTGTTCATGACAGCCGGTTTGGCTGCCGTAGCGCAACCCCCAAAAGGTAAAGCCACCCTCAATGCCACTTACGGAGCCGGCGCCACAGCTGCCGGTGCGGTCGATGCAGCGAAACTCCCGGTCCTCCTGAAGAATGACAGTGTTGAAGTGCCGGTGAAAATTAAAGCGCAGGTGCTGGACGTATGTCCTAAAAAAGGATGCTGGATGAAACTGAAAGTCAACGACAGCACGACGGCGTTTGTGAAGATGAAAAACTACGCCTTCTTTGTTCCTCTGGATATTAAAGGAAAAACCATCGTGCTGGATGGCGTTGCCTACCAGCATACCACATCGGTAGATGAGCTGCAGCATTATGCCAAAGATGCGGGGAAGCCGCAGGAAGCCATCGATGCCATCACACAGCCCAAAAGGGAAATAAGGTACACTGCCAGTGGCATACGGGTAGTGGAATAA